One window of Dyadobacter sandarakinus genomic DNA carries:
- a CDS encoding FKBP-type peptidyl-prolyl cis-trans isomerase has product MKHIRLSLYFFAALVGLSSCMDSSDNKDVEKIAENETAIEAVIKTDSMSEKAVKDSSGLYYIKRTANPAGIAAKTGDAATIKYTGYLLNGTKVVSSTVDSKTEFTFPVEGYVYWGGIERGIFLMKTGEKATFFLPYYLASGNADKVNIPAYSPIRLEVEFIKTRTEVQQIDDFIAAKKFVVSERTADNIVIVKTNTVTGDTIGPAKSVSVKYTGKLLDDTKFDSGTASFITGNGNTISGFDRAIRKLKKTEKAIIIFPSSLGYGKNGSGTILPYAPLQFEVEVQ; this is encoded by the coding sequence ATGAAGCATATCCGTTTATCATTGTACTTCTTTGCGGCACTTGTGGGCTTGTCCTCCTGTATGGATTCTTCGGACAACAAGGATGTTGAGAAAATTGCAGAGAATGAAACTGCCATCGAAGCTGTTATCAAAACAGACAGCATGAGCGAAAAAGCTGTAAAAGATAGTTCCGGCCTGTACTATATCAAGCGTACCGCCAATCCTGCGGGAATAGCTGCCAAAACAGGGGATGCCGCGACAATTAAATATACCGGCTACCTGCTGAATGGTACCAAGGTCGTTTCGTCAACTGTCGACAGCAAAACTGAGTTTACTTTTCCAGTAGAAGGTTATGTGTACTGGGGTGGAATCGAAAGAGGGATCTTCCTGATGAAAACAGGTGAAAAAGCTACTTTCTTCCTGCCCTACTACCTTGCTTCAGGCAATGCCGACAAAGTAAATATTCCGGCCTATTCACCCATCCGTCTGGAAGTGGAGTTTATCAAAACCCGCACGGAGGTTCAGCAGATTGATGATTTCATTGCAGCTAAAAAATTCGTTGTGTCTGAAAGAACTGCGGATAACATTGTAATTGTAAAAACCAATACGGTCACCGGTGATACCATCGGACCAGCAAAGTCGGTCAGCGTTAAGTATACCGGCAAGTTGCTGGATGATACCAAATTTGACAGTGGCACTGCCTCATTTATCACGGGCAACGGCAATACCATCAGTGGTTTCGACCGGGCGATCCGCAAGCTGAAGAAAACGGAAAAAGCAATTATCATTTTCCCTTCTTCATTGGGTTATGGTAAAAACGGCAGCGGGACCATTCTGCCTTATGCTCCATTACAGTTTGAGGTTGAAGTACAATAG
- a CDS encoding aminotransferase class I/II-fold pyridoxal phosphate-dependent enzyme, whose product MKPKIWLSPPHMGGSEVHYVQEAFESNYIAPTGPSVDAFEDALCKYTGSRYAIATSSGTAAIHLALLALGITRGDIVLCQSLTFCASANPIMYQGAVPVFIDSEPASWNICPNAAEDAILYYIRKGIVPKAIMVVHLYGMPACMQEMLYLSRKYNIPIIEDAAEALGSAFQEKKAGTFGDAGILSFNGNKIITTSGGGALLTDRAALAERARYLASQARENVAHYEHREIGYNYRLSNVCAGIGLGQMKVLDQRVQQRRHVFMHYKQKLENITGISFQHEQDTAYSNRWLTALQIDPAMLLGLRLRLFENLAAENIEARPVWKPMHMQPVFQGTQFFGSDVAQRLYKNGICLPSGSALTSGELDRITGCMLRSQ is encoded by the coding sequence ATGAAACCAAAAATCTGGCTTTCTCCTCCGCATATGGGTGGCAGTGAGGTGCATTACGTGCAGGAGGCATTTGAGTCCAATTACATTGCTCCCACGGGCCCCAGTGTTGATGCATTTGAAGACGCGCTTTGTAAATACACCGGCAGCAGATATGCCATTGCCACCAGCTCGGGCACGGCTGCCATTCACCTCGCGCTGCTCGCACTGGGCATCACCCGGGGCGATATCGTACTTTGCCAATCCCTGACCTTTTGTGCTTCTGCGAACCCGATTATGTACCAGGGTGCTGTGCCGGTATTTATTGACAGTGAGCCTGCAAGCTGGAATATTTGCCCGAATGCTGCCGAAGACGCTATTTTGTATTACATCAGAAAAGGCATCGTACCCAAGGCAATTATGGTAGTGCACCTTTACGGCATGCCAGCCTGCATGCAGGAAATGCTCTATCTCTCACGCAAATACAACATTCCGATTATTGAAGACGCGGCAGAAGCCCTGGGATCTGCTTTTCAGGAAAAAAAGGCCGGTACTTTCGGCGATGCAGGCATACTCTCATTCAATGGAAATAAAATAATCACTACCTCAGGGGGAGGTGCGTTACTCACAGACCGGGCAGCACTTGCGGAGCGCGCCCGGTATCTTGCCAGCCAGGCCCGTGAAAATGTGGCGCATTATGAGCACAGAGAGATCGGGTATAATTACCGGCTCAGCAATGTTTGTGCAGGTATTGGCTTGGGACAAATGAAGGTACTGGATCAACGTGTGCAGCAAAGACGTCATGTATTCATGCACTATAAACAAAAGCTGGAAAATATAACAGGCATATCTTTCCAGCACGAGCAGGACACTGCATATTCAAACAGATGGCTTACAGCCTTACAGATTGATCCAGCCATGTTACTAGGACTGCGGTTGCGCCTATTTGAGAATCTGGCTGCCGAAAACATTGAGGCCCGGCCGGTATGGAAGCCGATGCATATGCAACCTGTTTTTCAGGGCACGCAATTCTTTGGCTCGGATGTGGCCCAACGTTTATACAAGAATGGAATCTGCCTGCCCTCGGGCTCAGCACTGACATCCGGCGAGCTTGACCGCATTACCGGCTGTATGTTGCGCAGTCAATAG
- a CDS encoding acetyltransferase: MLIYGAGGHASVLLSLLCENHIPVQCIFDDLVAGGNIEGIPIVHYQPAVFPDEKILIAIGDNQTRRLVAGKVLHSFACLVHPDAYIDKCSELSLGSVVMLGAIVQACSRIGKHVIINTGSIVEHHCVIHDYAHVGPGVVLCGQASVGEGTLIGAGSVVCPNIFIGANCIIGAGTVVTRNIPDHSVARGNPARIIKASCTR; this comes from the coding sequence ATGCTGATCTACGGTGCGGGCGGACATGCCAGCGTGCTCCTCTCCTTGTTATGTGAAAACCACATTCCCGTACAATGCATTTTTGATGACCTGGTTGCGGGTGGTAACATCGAAGGCATTCCGATTGTACATTACCAACCGGCGGTTTTCCCAGACGAAAAGATTTTAATCGCCATCGGTGATAATCAGACAAGGCGGCTGGTGGCCGGCAAAGTACTGCATTCATTTGCATGCCTTGTTCATCCGGATGCTTACATTGATAAATGCTCGGAATTGAGTCTCGGTAGTGTGGTCATGCTGGGAGCCATCGTCCAGGCTTGTAGCCGAATTGGAAAACACGTCATCATCAATACGGGAAGTATTGTCGAGCACCATTGTGTTATTCATGATTACGCACACGTTGGTCCGGGTGTGGTGCTCTGCGGGCAGGCGTCGGTAGGCGAGGGTACACTCATAGGGGCAGGAAGCGTGGTTTGTCCCAACATTTTCATCGGGGCAAACTGTATTATTGGTGCAGGTACCGTAGTTACCCGGAACATTCCTGACCACTCCGTAGCAAGAGGAAATCCCGCACGTATCATCAAAGCCAGCTGCACCCGATGA
- a CDS encoding sugar transferase: MTYLQSGKRFLDVFAAVAGMIILSPLFLVLTLLLAAVHSGSPLFFQPRPGLHGKIFIVVKFRTICQHSGRASPFCRWLRRSSLDEIPQLWNILKGEMSFVGPRPLLPEYLPAYNAYQQQRHNMRPGLTGWAQINGRDRLSWEQKCELDVWYVHNASLSLDIHIFLKTIFTKHTIVPC, translated from the coding sequence ATGACTTATCTTCAATCAGGAAAAAGATTTCTTGATGTATTTGCTGCGGTGGCGGGGATGATCATCCTGTCACCGCTTTTTCTTGTCCTTACCCTCCTGCTGGCAGCCGTACATAGCGGTAGTCCCCTGTTTTTTCAGCCACGCCCAGGCCTGCACGGAAAGATTTTCATTGTAGTAAAATTCAGGACGATTTGTCAACATTCCGGCCGGGCGAGTCCTTTCTGCCGCTGGTTGCGCCGGTCTTCACTGGATGAAATACCGCAACTATGGAATATACTTAAAGGTGAAATGAGCTTTGTAGGTCCCCGGCCGCTGCTGCCCGAGTACCTTCCCGCCTACAATGCTTATCAGCAGCAAAGACATAACATGCGTCCCGGCTTGACGGGCTGGGCACAGATCAACGGGCGGGACAGGCTGTCGTGGGAGCAAAAGTGCGAGCTCGATGTGTGGTATGTGCACAATGCTTCCCTGTCGCTCGACATCCACATTTTCCTGAAAACCATTTTTACAAAACACACTATTGTACCATGCTGA
- a CDS encoding alpha-ketoacid dehydrogenase subunit alpha/beta: MHQNDSLTGSGILSKENIIHDYRLACESRQVSLLGRKDTMGGRSKFGIFGDGKELAQLAMARAFKPGDFRSGYYRDQTVEAAVGNLTWQQFFAQMYAHADLEHEPSTGGRSMNGHYSTRWIAEDGQWLDQTKLFNSVCDISSTAGQIPRAVGLAYASKLFRQNQQLHGFTNFSHQGSEIVFATIGDASTSQGMFWEAMNAAGVLQIPMLTSVWDDGYGISVPIEYQTTKGSISKALAGFQRNEDEPGMELISVKGWDYPALIEAYQKAARICREEHVPVLVHVTELTQPQGHSTSGSHERYKSKQRLKWEQEHDCNIIFRDWILKNGYATDEELEQIEVEAKETATASRNLAWQAYRKDLDREYLETIQLIQNASKESAQSAVALSNVALELSKTYLPVRRDMVSAIRKALRILVKEENTFKHALQECLQKDLKENAARFNTHLYSDTPQSPLHVEPVPPVFGAHSPLVDGREVIRSYFNALFEKDPGVVALGEDIGMIGDVNQGFAGLQEKYGELRITDTGIRETTIIGQGIGLAMRGLRPIVEIQYFDYIYYALSTLTDDLASLRYRTAGGQRAPLIIRTRGHRLEGIWHSGSPMGTMLSSLRGLHIAVPRNFTQAAGLYNTLLQGDDPGLVVEPLNSYRQKETLPENIGEICIPLGQPEILRPGNDITIVTYGSMCRIIMEAAAQLQHLGIEAEVIDVQTLLPFDINNSIVESIKKTSRVVFADEDLPGSASGYMMQQVVEKQQAYRWLDAAPVTISAKDHRPPYGSDGDYFTKPNMDDVIETVYKIMHEAAPLKYPELY; the protein is encoded by the coding sequence ATGCATCAAAATGACAGTCTCACCGGTTCCGGTATTTTAAGTAAGGAAAACATCATTCATGACTACCGTTTGGCCTGCGAAAGCCGGCAGGTAAGCTTACTTGGAAGGAAGGATACGATGGGCGGACGTTCTAAGTTCGGCATATTCGGGGACGGGAAGGAACTGGCGCAATTAGCTATGGCAAGGGCCTTTAAACCCGGCGACTTCCGGTCGGGATACTACCGCGACCAGACCGTGGAAGCGGCGGTCGGCAATCTTACCTGGCAGCAGTTTTTTGCACAGATGTATGCCCATGCGGACCTTGAACACGAGCCCAGCACAGGCGGCCGCTCCATGAACGGCCACTACTCCACCCGCTGGATAGCGGAGGATGGGCAGTGGCTCGACCAGACAAAGCTTTTCAACTCAGTTTGCGATATTTCCTCTACAGCCGGGCAGATACCCCGTGCAGTAGGGCTGGCTTATGCCTCCAAATTGTTCAGGCAAAACCAGCAGCTCCATGGATTTACCAACTTCTCGCACCAGGGAAGTGAAATCGTTTTTGCAACCATCGGTGATGCATCCACTTCTCAGGGCATGTTCTGGGAGGCCATGAATGCAGCCGGCGTATTGCAGATCCCAATGCTTACTTCTGTCTGGGACGATGGTTATGGAATTTCGGTACCTATTGAGTACCAGACTACAAAAGGTAGTATCTCCAAGGCTTTGGCCGGGTTTCAGCGGAATGAGGATGAACCCGGGATGGAGCTTATTTCGGTAAAAGGCTGGGATTACCCTGCATTGATCGAAGCCTACCAGAAAGCCGCCCGTATTTGTCGGGAGGAACATGTACCGGTACTAGTGCATGTCACCGAACTGACACAGCCGCAGGGCCACTCCACATCGGGCTCGCACGAACGTTATAAGTCCAAGCAGCGCCTCAAATGGGAACAGGAACACGACTGCAACATCATTTTCCGGGACTGGATCCTGAAAAACGGCTATGCTACCGACGAGGAGCTTGAACAGATTGAAGTTGAGGCGAAGGAAACAGCAACTGCTTCCAGGAACCTGGCATGGCAGGCTTACCGCAAGGATCTGGACAGGGAATACCTGGAAACCATTCAGCTGATACAAAATGCATCCAAAGAGTCGGCACAGTCGGCGGTTGCGTTGAGCAATGTAGCGCTCGAACTTTCAAAAACTTACCTGCCGGTACGCCGCGATATGGTATCTGCCATCCGTAAGGCGCTGCGCATTCTTGTAAAAGAAGAAAATACATTTAAGCATGCATTACAGGAATGTTTGCAGAAAGATCTGAAAGAAAATGCGGCAAGGTTCAATACACACCTTTACAGTGACACTCCGCAATCGCCCCTGCACGTAGAGCCTGTACCACCGGTTTTTGGAGCACATAGTCCGCTGGTAGACGGCCGGGAGGTAATCCGCTCTTACTTCAATGCCCTGTTTGAAAAAGATCCTGGCGTAGTGGCACTCGGGGAAGATATCGGGATGATCGGGGATGTAAATCAGGGATTTGCCGGTCTGCAGGAAAAATACGGCGAGCTCCGCATTACAGACACGGGTATCCGGGAAACGACGATCATCGGACAAGGTATCGGACTTGCGATGCGCGGTTTGCGGCCGATTGTGGAAATACAGTATTTCGATTACATCTATTACGCACTATCCACCCTTACGGACGATCTGGCATCGTTGCGGTACCGGACGGCTGGCGGGCAGCGCGCGCCGCTCATCATCCGCACCCGCGGTCACCGCCTGGAAGGAATCTGGCACTCGGGCTCTCCGATGGGTACCATGCTCAGCAGCCTCCGCGGATTGCATATTGCAGTACCCCGTAACTTTACACAGGCTGCGGGATTGTATAATACCCTTTTACAAGGAGACGATCCCGGTCTGGTTGTGGAACCATTGAACTCGTACCGGCAAAAAGAAACTTTGCCCGAAAATATAGGTGAAATATGCATTCCGCTTGGCCAACCCGAAATTTTACGTCCCGGAAATGACATTACAATTGTGACTTATGGCTCCATGTGCCGTATAATAATGGAGGCCGCTGCACAATTGCAGCATTTGGGTATTGAAGCAGAGGTGATTGATGTGCAGACATTATTACCATTCGATATCAACAACAGTATCGTTGAGTCCATCAAAAAGACGAGCCGGGTTGTATTTGCCGATGAGGACCTGCCCGGAAGTGCGTCGGGGTACATGATGCAGCAGGTAGTGGAAAAACAGCAGGCATACCGCTGGCTGGACGCTGCGCCTGTAACCATATCCGCAAAGGATCATCGCCCGCCCTACGGTTCGGATGGCGATTACTTTACAAAGCCCAATATGGACGATGTAATTGAAACTGTTTACAAAATCATGCACGAGGCGGCCCCGCTAAAATATCCGGAGCTATACTAA
- a CDS encoding DUF1573 domain-containing protein, producing MKVFFSALVLLVGLSTVSFAQKGVLKFKEETHKFGKVPQGTPVTHEFVFTNTGTDPVVLSNVTVSCGCTTPVWSKDPVLPGKTGSVKATFNAAAAGPFNKPVTVFSNTEGGSITLYLNGEVVPKAAAKSSK from the coding sequence ATGAAAGTATTCTTTTCAGCGCTGGTATTATTGGTAGGTCTTTCTACCGTTAGTTTTGCCCAGAAAGGCGTTCTGAAATTCAAGGAAGAGACGCATAAGTTCGGCAAAGTGCCACAAGGAACTCCTGTTACACACGAATTTGTGTTTACCAACACCGGAACTGATCCCGTGGTCCTTTCCAATGTAACAGTTTCATGCGGATGTACCACGCCGGTCTGGTCCAAGGATCCCGTGCTCCCTGGTAAAACAGGATCTGTGAAGGCTACCTTCAACGCTGCTGCTGCCGGCCCTTTCAACAAGCCAGTAACAGTTTTCAGCAACACCGAGGGTGGTTCTATTACATTGTATCTCAATGGTGAAGTTGTGCCAAAAGCAGCTGCGAAGTCTTCTAAATAA
- a CDS encoding putative LPS assembly protein LptD: protein MLELKRKAIIISSVVALLLFSTVACVRQRTGKAGKNAGKTKVTASVNQSADSLVTAQNNSRTDTSGTGKALLSSSRMPGDSVRADSLSADSTRADSLSNPDDLQSVVQYVSQDSTITDAVLKQVHLYGNAEVTYGTINLKANYIRLNWITNEVYAVGTYDSTAKKIVGDPIFQDGTEMYNTKEIRYNFKSKKALIQGIVTQEGDGNIRGEKVKKDDEGNFYIRHSIYTTCNLTHPHYYINAPKIKMVNKKQVISGPFNLVISDVPLPIALPFGFFPFPKKKETGTSGIIVPTYGEEPNGRGFYLREGGYYFAISEFVNLTLLGQIYSTGSWGLGLSSVYTKRYQYSGNIALRFNRNKSSDEIDRLLGRGITNDFSIVWSHTPRPRGNSTFSANVNVTSNSYNQFQEFDTQRYISNVASSSVQYNRTFGQYMRAAASLRVNQNFGQYSQVTNRREGGKTNISSDFSFGVNQIAPFALRGGQGRWYESFRLGLDFNGNYTLTNSLASIDTSYSTLGFVLTNKVNSSRINTAKTVAFNLNNLPAMLRDAQFTGRYSLPISLPNFKVLRFVNVTPSIGLSGEVFTKQYRYTKVGQDSIRIDTLKQAGTEYTYNFATSLNTRFYGTFFIGGRRLEAIRHTVIPLISFTYTPDFTGDAFGFYERINVTDRSGNNRELSLSKFRGVGSGIGNGRASSVISFSLNNSFEMKLKSKSDTAAAQFEKVSLLDNLSIGGSYNLLADSLNLTNITVNANARIGRNLNLNFNMNLDPYAYEPNPRAIGNQIGTKVNKYAITQGQGLANLQNLGFTLGTSFSPKSSSNNKPKPTTPGQPDNSPTEAQKEFIAQNPDLYVDFNIPWNVSLNYNFGLSKAGLSNAMLIQAIQATGDLSLTKNFKVSVSTGFDFTAFSPTITTLSLYRDLHCWDMSFTWTPFAGSSARVSNYSFTLKVKSAILQDLKVTRRRSFYDRSAY, encoded by the coding sequence TTGTTAGAACTGAAAAGAAAGGCGATTATTATATCGTCTGTTGTTGCGCTTCTTCTATTCAGCACAGTAGCATGCGTGCGGCAACGCACCGGGAAGGCGGGGAAAAATGCTGGAAAAACGAAAGTTACGGCTTCTGTCAATCAGTCAGCAGATTCTCTGGTTACTGCGCAAAACAACTCCCGTACGGACACCTCCGGTACCGGGAAAGCATTACTGTCTTCCTCACGAATGCCGGGAGACAGCGTACGGGCCGACAGCCTTTCCGCTGATTCAACCCGGGCAGATTCCCTATCCAATCCCGACGATCTTCAGAGTGTAGTCCAGTACGTGTCGCAGGACTCTACCATCACGGATGCCGTGCTGAAGCAGGTACATTTATATGGCAATGCCGAGGTAACGTACGGCACCATCAATTTGAAAGCCAACTACATCCGGCTCAACTGGATTACCAATGAAGTATATGCGGTAGGTACCTACGACTCCACGGCCAAAAAAATAGTCGGTGATCCTATCTTTCAGGATGGGACGGAGATGTACAACACCAAGGAAATACGCTACAATTTCAAGAGCAAGAAAGCATTGATCCAGGGGATTGTAACCCAGGAAGGCGACGGCAATATCCGCGGCGAGAAGGTCAAAAAGGATGACGAGGGAAACTTTTACATCCGCCACTCGATCTATACAACCTGTAACCTCACACACCCGCATTATTACATCAATGCGCCCAAAATCAAGATGGTGAACAAGAAGCAGGTGATTTCCGGGCCTTTCAACCTGGTCATCAGCGATGTACCGCTGCCAATTGCATTGCCTTTCGGCTTTTTCCCTTTTCCGAAGAAAAAAGAAACGGGTACCTCCGGGATCATTGTGCCTACCTACGGTGAGGAGCCCAACGGACGCGGTTTTTACCTCCGGGAAGGCGGATATTACTTTGCGATCAGTGAATTTGTGAACCTGACATTGCTTGGGCAGATCTACTCTACAGGCAGCTGGGGGCTTGGTCTGAGCTCGGTGTATACCAAAAGGTACCAGTACTCGGGCAATATTGCCCTGCGCTTTAACCGTAACAAGTCGAGTGACGAGATCGACAGGCTCCTGGGCCGGGGTATCACCAATGATTTCAGCATTGTATGGTCGCACACGCCAAGGCCGCGGGGCAACTCCACGTTTTCTGCGAATGTTAACGTGACAAGCAACAGTTACAATCAGTTTCAGGAATTTGATACGCAAAGGTACATTTCCAATGTAGCAAGCTCATCGGTGCAGTATAACCGCACTTTCGGGCAGTACATGCGGGCAGCAGCAAGTTTGCGCGTGAACCAGAACTTCGGTCAGTACAGCCAGGTTACAAACAGGCGGGAAGGCGGAAAAACCAACATTTCATCCGATTTCAGCTTTGGCGTCAACCAGATCGCACCATTTGCATTGAGAGGCGGACAGGGGCGGTGGTACGAAAGCTTCCGGCTGGGCCTCGATTTCAATGGAAACTACACCCTGACCAACTCGCTGGCTTCCATCGACACTTCTTACAGTACTCTGGGTTTTGTACTCACCAATAAAGTAAATTCCTCCCGCATCAACACGGCAAAAACGGTTGCATTTAACCTGAACAACCTGCCCGCAATGCTCCGCGACGCACAATTTACGGGACGGTACAGTCTTCCTATTTCTTTGCCCAACTTCAAGGTATTGCGCTTTGTGAACGTGACGCCCAGCATCGGACTTTCCGGCGAGGTATTTACCAAGCAGTACCGGTACACCAAGGTAGGCCAGGACAGCATCCGCATTGATACTCTGAAACAGGCAGGTACCGAGTACACCTACAACTTTGCGACAAGTCTTAACACCCGCTTTTACGGTACTTTCTTTATAGGCGGGAGAAGGCTGGAAGCGATCCGGCATACGGTAATCCCGCTGATCTCATTTACCTACACACCCGACTTTACCGGTGATGCATTCGGATTTTATGAAAGGATCAATGTGACCGACAGGTCGGGAAATAACCGGGAGCTGTCCCTTTCCAAATTCAGGGGAGTAGGCTCGGGTATAGGCAATGGGCGGGCATCAAGCGTCATTTCATTCAGTTTGAACAACTCTTTTGAAATGAAGCTCAAGAGCAAGAGCGACACGGCGGCAGCGCAGTTTGAAAAAGTATCACTGCTGGACAACCTGAGCATCGGAGGTAGCTATAACCTGCTTGCCGACTCGCTCAATCTGACCAATATTACTGTAAATGCAAATGCGCGGATCGGCCGGAACCTGAACCTGAACTTCAATATGAACCTTGATCCTTACGCATATGAGCCCAATCCAAGGGCCATAGGCAACCAGATAGGGACCAAAGTGAACAAGTATGCCATTACGCAGGGACAAGGCCTTGCCAACCTTCAGAACCTTGGTTTCACACTGGGTACCAGCTTTTCACCCAAAAGTTCGTCCAATAATAAACCCAAACCGACAACGCCCGGCCAGCCCGACAACTCGCCTACCGAGGCTCAAAAAGAGTTTATCGCGCAAAATCCGGACCTGTATGTGGACTTCAACATTCCGTGGAACGTGTCGCTGAACTACAACTTCGGATTGTCCAAGGCGGGGTTGTCCAATGCCATGCTGATTCAGGCCATTCAGGCTACAGGTGACCTGAGCCTAACCAAGAACTTTAAAGTAAGCGTCAGTACCGGGTTTGACTTTACGGCATTCAGTCCTACGATAACAACCCTTTCCCTGTACCGCGACCTGCACTGCTGGGATATGAGTTTCACCTGGACACCTTTTGCCGGCAGCTCGGCCCGGGTAAGCAACTATAGCTTCACCCTAAAGGTAAAATCTGCCATCCTGCAGGACCTGAAAGTAACAAGGCGCCGCTCTTTCTACGACAGGTCGGCTTATTGA
- a CDS encoding N-acetylmuramoyl-L-alanine amidase family protein, whose amino-acid sequence MLKVLNLVIPASCLLASLAFVFKNEPVPVRKEAFTVTRSKVNTVVIDAGHGGKDPGTRGRTTREKDVALSVALELGKKIKEETPDVKVLFTRSTDVFIELGERSAFANRNNADLFISIHCNATPRSRSVHGTETFVMGLHKTEGNLEVARRENSVILQETNYKQKYKGFDPNSPLAHIMLANYQSAFISGSLRLADLIERKFQTVSQRESRGVKQAGFLVLWRAAMPSVLIETGFLSSPDEEEYLSSDEGQEEVAESIHQAFMAYKRDMDR is encoded by the coding sequence ATGTTAAAAGTTCTTAATTTGGTTATCCCTGCAAGTTGTCTCCTGGCAAGTCTTGCATTTGTCTTCAAAAACGAGCCGGTACCTGTCAGAAAAGAAGCTTTTACAGTCACCAGAAGTAAGGTGAATACTGTGGTGATTGATGCGGGCCATGGCGGCAAGGATCCCGGTACGAGAGGCCGTACCACCAGAGAGAAGGATGTGGCGCTCAGCGTAGCCCTTGAACTGGGGAAGAAGATCAAAGAGGAAACACCTGATGTAAAGGTACTTTTCACCCGCTCCACCGACGTCTTTATTGAGCTCGGTGAGCGTTCGGCTTTTGCCAACCGCAACAATGCCGACCTGTTCATCTCCATTCATTGTAACGCCACGCCCCGGTCGCGCTCCGTACACGGTACCGAGACTTTCGTGATGGGTTTGCACAAAACAGAAGGCAACCTTGAAGTGGCAAGAAGGGAGAACTCGGTAATTCTTCAGGAAACCAACTACAAGCAGAAATACAAGGGTTTCGACCCTAATTCCCCGCTGGCGCATATTATGCTGGCCAACTATCAGAGTGCATTTATTTCCGGCAGCCTGCGTCTCGCCGACCTGATCGAGCGAAAGTTCCAGACTGTTTCCCAACGTGAAAGCCGGGGTGTGAAGCAGGCCGGATTTCTGGTTCTCTGGCGTGCCGCCATGCCCAGCGTGCTGATAGAAACCGGTTTTTTGTCCTCACCCGACGAGGAAGAATACCTCAGCTCGGACGAAGGCCAGGAAGAAGTGGCAGAGTCCATTCACCAGGCATTTATGGCCTACAAGCGGGATATGGACCGGTAG
- a CDS encoding MlaD family protein, protein MKLSREAKVGTMALVAIVVLYFGFHVLKGSDVFSRTYKYHVIYDNIDGLTASNPVLLNGLNVGRVQEIRLLPAQNNKLLVTLDIQKSVDIPVGSTAVLADGGLLGGKVVHLAMGPAGKNLEDGDTLRADKESGISAVLEKQALPLVTHADSLVKNLDLVVSGFKETGLILNQVLKNYDQTGSSLQGLLGENRKNLLALTGNLNTLSTSLVETEKELKPLLTKTGSLADSLNALRLGETVQNANKAIGELRQILDSVESGKGTAGRLIKDETLYNNIDRTIVSLNKLLTNFREHPKRYVSISVFGKKDKGPAESPLDTTTVIK, encoded by the coding sequence ATGAAATTATCCAGAGAAGCAAAAGTCGGAACGATGGCCCTGGTGGCTATTGTAGTTCTCTATTTCGGCTTTCATGTCCTCAAAGGTTCAGATGTTTTCTCAAGAACCTATAAGTACCACGTCATTTACGATAATATCGATGGTCTTACGGCCTCCAATCCTGTACTGTTAAACGGGCTGAATGTAGGTCGCGTACAGGAGATCAGGCTGCTTCCTGCTCAGAATAACAAGCTGCTCGTGACGCTGGACATCCAGAAAAGCGTGGACATCCCGGTAGGAAGTACTGCCGTACTGGCTGATGGCGGATTGCTGGGCGGTAAGGTAGTGCACCTGGCAATGGGTCCGGCCGGCAAAAACCTGGAAGATGGGGATACCCTGCGGGCTGATAAGGAGTCGGGCATTAGTGCCGTACTCGAAAAGCAGGCTTTGCCGCTGGTTACGCATGCAGACTCTCTTGTGAAAAACCTGGACCTTGTTGTAAGCGGATTTAAAGAAACCGGGCTGATCCTGAATCAGGTACTAAAAAACTACGATCAAACCGGCAGCAGTCTGCAGGGGCTTTTAGGTGAAAACCGGAAAAACCTCCTTGCGCTGACAGGCAATCTCAATACGCTCTCCACTTCACTGGTTGAAACTGAAAAGGAACTCAAACCGCTCCTCACCAAAACCGGCAGTCTGGCCGACTCACTTAATGCGCTGCGGTTGGGAGAAACCGTGCAAAATGCCAATAAAGCCATCGGCGAGCTGCGCCAGATTCTTGACAGTGTTGAGTCGGGCAAGGGAACAGCCGGCCGGCTCATCAAGGATGAAACATTATACAATAACATCGACCGCACGATTGTGAGCCTTAATAAGTTGCTGACAAACTTCCGGGAACATCCCAAACGCTACGTCAGTATTTCTGTTTTTGGTAAAAAGGATAAAGGTCCTGCCGAATCGCCCCTGGACACCACTACGGTCATTAAGTAA